From one Streptomyces sp. SCSIO 30461 genomic stretch:
- a CDS encoding ferritin-like domain-containing protein, whose product MSAALDALQSALAAEHAAVYGYGVVGGRVGKSRQAEATEAYSAHRARRDGLERAVRDQGAEPVVADAAYVLPFPVPDAPAAVRLAAVLEDRIAGVYSDLVRAAEGALRREAAGALREAAVRAVRWRGSGVAFPGLAERATRQ is encoded by the coding sequence ATGAGCGCCGCACTCGACGCGCTGCAGTCGGCGCTCGCCGCCGAGCATGCCGCCGTGTACGGCTACGGGGTCGTCGGAGGCCGGGTGGGCAAGTCCCGGCAGGCCGAGGCGACGGAGGCGTACTCGGCTCACCGGGCCCGCCGCGACGGCCTGGAGCGGGCCGTACGGGACCAGGGCGCGGAGCCCGTCGTCGCGGACGCCGCATACGTGCTGCCGTTCCCGGTGCCGGACGCGCCCGCGGCCGTACGCCTCGCCGCGGTGCTGGAGGACCGGATCGCGGGCGTCTACTCGGATCTGGTCAGGGCCGCCGAAGGCGCACTGCGTCGGGAGGCCGCGGGTGCGTTGCGCGAGGCGGCCGTACGGGCGGTCCGCTGGCGAGGCAGCGGCGTAGCCTTTCCGGGGCTCGCCGAGCGGGCGACGAGGCAGTGA
- the rimP gene encoding ribosome maturation factor RimP produces MSTTQSERLRGLLEPLVSAADLDLEEIELSRAGRRRVLRVVVDSENGVDLDACAELSREISDKLDETDAMGEGEYQLEVTSPGAERPLREHRHFVRAKGRLARFQLTAPEGGGAAGELVARILDVDDEGLDLEVPGVKGRKPTTRRIAFAEIAKARVEIEFNRKDSKDSDAVQKEEEA; encoded by the coding sequence ATGAGCACCACCCAGAGCGAGAGGCTGCGCGGACTGCTCGAACCGCTGGTCAGCGCCGCGGATCTGGATCTGGAAGAGATCGAACTGTCCCGGGCCGGCCGCCGCCGCGTGCTTCGGGTCGTCGTGGATTCCGAGAACGGCGTCGACCTCGACGCCTGCGCCGAGCTGAGTCGTGAGATCTCCGACAAGCTCGACGAGACCGATGCGATGGGCGAGGGCGAGTACCAGCTCGAGGTGACCTCGCCGGGGGCCGAGCGTCCGCTCAGGGAGCACCGCCACTTCGTTCGTGCCAAGGGCAGGCTCGCCCGGTTCCAGCTGACCGCCCCCGAGGGCGGCGGTGCGGCGGGTGAACTGGTCGCGCGGATCCTCGATGTGGACGACGAGGGACTCGACCTGGAGGTTCCGGGTGTGAAGGGCCGCAAGCCCACCACCCGCCGGATCGCCTTCGCCGAGATCGCCAAGGCCCGGGTGGAGATCGAGTTCAACCGCAAGGACAGCAAGGACAGCGACGCTGTGCAGAAAGAGGAGGAGGCGTAG
- a CDS encoding proline--tRNA ligase has product MAAQVQRMSRLMVKTLRDDPADAETLSHKLLVRAGYVRRNAAGIWSWLPLGMRVLENVARVVREEMDAMGAQEVLLPALLPKEPYEATGRWNEYGAELFRLQDRKGADYLLGPTHEEIFTQLVKDQCSSYKDLPVILYQIQTKFRDEARPRSGILRGREFHMKDSYSFDTTDEGLAESYRLHREAYIKIFQRLGLEHRIVSAISGAMGGSASEEFLAPAPAGEDTFVYCPSCDYAANTEAVTFNVPVVEAAEHGPVEELDTPDTPTIESLAAHLGVPASATLKNLLVKVDGEIVAVGVPGDREVDLGKLTDHLAPAVVELVTAEDFEGRPDLVRGYVGPQGLDKVRYIADPRIATGTAWITGANKADKHARNVVCGRDFEVDDYLDVVVVEDGDPCPSCGTGLKLDRAIEIGHIFQLGRKYTDAFQLDVLGQNGKPVRVTMGSYGIGVSRAVAALAEQHADEQGLCWPREVAPADVHVVAAGKALQTELALDIAERLGAAGARVLVDDRAGVSPGVKFTDAELIGVPTILVAGRRSGEGVVELKDRRTGEREELTVDEAIARVLA; this is encoded by the coding sequence ATGGCAGCCCAGGTCCAGCGCATGTCCCGTCTGATGGTCAAGACACTGCGCGACGACCCGGCCGACGCGGAGACCCTCAGCCACAAACTCCTCGTCCGCGCGGGCTACGTCCGCCGCAACGCCGCCGGTATCTGGAGCTGGCTGCCGCTCGGCATGCGCGTACTGGAGAACGTCGCCCGCGTGGTTCGCGAGGAGATGGACGCGATGGGCGCGCAGGAGGTGCTGCTGCCCGCGCTGCTGCCCAAGGAGCCCTACGAGGCGACCGGACGCTGGAACGAGTACGGCGCCGAGCTCTTCCGCCTCCAGGACCGCAAGGGCGCGGACTACCTGCTCGGCCCCACGCACGAGGAGATCTTCACCCAACTGGTGAAAGACCAGTGCTCCTCGTACAAGGACCTGCCGGTCATCCTGTACCAGATCCAGACGAAGTTCCGCGACGAGGCCCGTCCTCGTTCGGGCATCCTGCGCGGCCGTGAGTTCCACATGAAGGACTCGTACTCCTTCGACACCACCGACGAGGGCCTCGCCGAGTCCTACCGGCTGCACCGCGAGGCCTACATCAAGATCTTCCAGCGGCTCGGTCTCGAGCACCGCATCGTCTCCGCCATCTCGGGCGCGATGGGCGGCTCGGCGTCCGAGGAGTTCCTCGCCCCGGCGCCCGCGGGTGAGGACACCTTCGTGTACTGCCCCTCGTGCGACTACGCCGCCAACACGGAGGCCGTCACCTTCAACGTCCCGGTGGTGGAAGCCGCGGAGCACGGCCCGGTCGAGGAGCTCGACACCCCCGACACCCCGACCATCGAGAGCCTCGCCGCGCACCTCGGCGTCCCGGCCTCCGCCACCCTGAAGAACCTCCTGGTCAAGGTGGACGGCGAGATCGTGGCCGTCGGTGTGCCCGGCGACCGCGAGGTCGACCTCGGCAAGCTCACCGACCACCTGGCGCCCGCCGTGGTCGAGCTGGTCACGGCAGAGGACTTCGAGGGCCGACCCGACCTGGTGCGCGGCTATGTCGGCCCCCAGGGTCTCGACAAGGTCCGCTACATCGCCGACCCGCGTATCGCCACAGGCACCGCGTGGATCACCGGCGCGAACAAGGCCGACAAGCACGCCAGGAACGTCGTATGCGGCCGCGACTTCGAGGTCGACGACTACCTCGACGTCGTCGTGGTCGAGGACGGCGACCCGTGCCCGAGTTGCGGCACCGGCCTCAAGCTGGACCGCGCGATCGAGATCGGGCACATCTTCCAGCTGGGCCGCAAGTACACCGACGCCTTCCAGCTCGACGTGCTGGGGCAGAACGGCAAGCCGGTCCGCGTGACCATGGGCTCGTACGGCATCGGGGTGTCCCGCGCTGTCGCGGCCCTGGCGGAGCAGCACGCCGACGAGCAGGGCCTGTGCTGGCCGCGCGAGGTCGCCCCGGCGGACGTGCATGTCGTCGCCGCGGGCAAGGCGCTCCAGACCGAGCTGGCGCTCGACATCGCGGAGCGGCTGGGCGCGGCCGGCGCCCGGGTCCTGGTGGACGACCGTGCCGGAGTGTCCCCGGGTGTGAAGTTCACCGACGCGGAGCTGATCGGCGTACCGACCATCCTGGTCGCGGGCCGCAGGTCAGGGGAAGGCGTCGTGGAGCTGAAGGACCGCCGCACGGGTGAGCGTGAGGAACTCACGGTGGACGAGGCGATCGCGCGCGTCCTCGCGTAG
- the infB gene encoding translation initiation factor IF-2 — MAKVRVYELAKEFGVESKVVMAKLQELGEFVRSASSTIEAPVVRKLTDAFQQGSGASPAKRAAGKPAAPRKATPAKPAPEAGAGDAAAPTPAQTARPAAPKPGAPAPRPVAAEAPKMPSAAPTPGPRPTPGPKPAAAPKPAPAAPAAPEFTAPPAAPAAGPRPGAAPGPRPAARPGQGGAQGGAARPGAPRPGGDRQASRPGARPAGPRPGNNPFTSGGSTGMARPQAPRPGGAPRPGAPGAPGGPRPQTPGQGGPRPQAGQGGPRPQAGPGGPRPTPGGMPRPQAPRPAGPGGNRPNPGMMPQRPAAGPRPGPGGRGPGGPGGRPAGAGAGRPGGGGGFAGRPGGGGGGGRPGGGGGFGGPRPGGGGGGGFGGGGGGGRPGFGGRPGGPGGRGGTQGAFGRPGGPARRGRKSKRQRRQEYEAMQAPSVGGVMLPRGNGETVRLSRGASLTDFAEKINANPASLVAVMMNLGEMVTATQSVSDATLQILAGEMNYTVQIVSPEEEDRELLESFDIEFGEDEGGEEFLVARPPVVTVMGHVDHGKTRLLDAIRKTNVVAGEAGGITQHIGAYQVSTEVNAEERRITFIDTPGHEAFTAMRARGAKSTDIAILVVAANDGVMPQTVEALNHAKAAEVPIVVAVNKIDVEGADPTKVRGQLTEYGLVAEEYGGDTMFVDISAKQGLNIDSLLEAVVLTADAALDLRANPSQDAQGIAIESHLDRGRGAVSTVLVQRGTLRIGDTMVVGDAYGRVRAMLDDKGNNVEEAGPSTPVLVLGLTNVPGAGDNFLVVDEDRTARQIAEKRAARERNAAFAKRTRRVSLEDLDKVLKAGEVQQLNLIIKGDASGSVEALESSLLQLDVGEEVDIRVLHRGVGAVTESDIDLATGSDAIVIGFNVRAAGRATQMAEREGVDVRYYSVIYQAIEEIEAALKGMLKPEYEEVELGTAEIREVFRSSKLGNIAGVLIRSGEVKRNTKARLIRDGKVIAENLNIEGLRRFKDDVTEIREGFEGGINLGNFNDIKIDDVIATYEMREKPRG, encoded by the coding sequence GTGGCTAAGGTCCGGGTATACGAACTCGCCAAGGAGTTCGGTGTGGAGAGCAAGGTCGTCATGGCCAAGCTCCAAGAACTCGGTGAATTCGTCCGTTCGGCGTCCTCGACGATCGAGGCGCCGGTTGTACGCAAACTTACTGATGCTTTCCAGCAGGGCTCCGGGGCATCCCCGGCCAAGCGCGCTGCCGGAAAGCCCGCAGCACCGCGCAAGGCGACCCCTGCGAAGCCCGCCCCCGAGGCGGGTGCAGGCGACGCCGCCGCGCCCACTCCGGCGCAGACGGCGCGTCCCGCTGCCCCCAAGCCCGGCGCCCCGGCCCCCAGGCCGGTCGCAGCCGAGGCACCCAAGATGCCGTCCGCCGCCCCGACACCGGGCCCGCGTCCGACTCCGGGCCCCAAGCCCGCGGCTGCCCCGAAGCCGGCTCCGGCCGCTCCGGCAGCACCCGAGTTCACCGCGCCCCCGGCCGCTCCGGCAGCCGGTCCCCGGCCCGGTGCCGCTCCGGGTCCGCGTCCGGCCGCGCGTCCGGGCCAGGGCGGTGCTCAGGGTGGCGCCGCGCGTCCGGGCGCTCCGCGTCCCGGTGGCGACCGCCAGGCCTCGCGTCCCGGTGCCCGTCCCGCGGGCCCGCGTCCGGGCAACAACCCCTTCACCTCCGGTGGCTCCACCGGCATGGCACGCCCCCAGGCGCCCCGTCCGGGCGGCGCCCCGCGTCCCGGTGCCCCGGGTGCCCCCGGCGGCCCGCGTCCGCAGACACCCGGTCAGGGCGGTCCGCGCCCGCAAGCCGGTCAGGGCGGTCCGCGTCCGCAGGCCGGTCCCGGCGGTCCCCGTCCGACTCCGGGCGGTATGCCCCGTCCCCAGGCACCGCGCCCCGCGGGACCTGGTGGTAACCGTCCGAACCCCGGCATGATGCCGCAGCGTCCCGCGGCCGGCCCGCGTCCCGGTCCCGGCGGCCGTGGTCCCGGTGGTCCCGGCGGTCGTCCCGCCGGTGCCGGTGCCGGTCGTCCCGGTGGCGGTGGCGGCTTCGCCGGTCGTCCCGGCGGTGGTGGCGGCGGCGGTCGTCCCGGTGGTGGCGGCGGCTTCGGCGGCCCGCGCCCCGGTGGTGGCGGCGGTGGCGGTTTCGGCGGCGGTGGCGGCGGTGGCCGTCCCGGCTTCGGCGGACGTCCGGGTGGTCCCGGCGGCCGTGGTGGCACGCAGGGCGCCTTCGGTCGTCCCGGTGGTCCGGCGCGTCGTGGACGCAAGTCGAAGCGGCAGCGGCGCCAGGAGTACGAGGCCATGCAGGCCCCGTCGGTCGGCGGCGTGATGCTGCCTCGCGGCAACGGCGAGACCGTCCGTCTGTCGCGTGGTGCCTCCCTCACCGACTTCGCGGAGAAGATCAACGCCAACCCGGCGTCGCTCGTCGCCGTGATGATGAACCTCGGCGAGATGGTCACGGCCACGCAGTCCGTCTCCGACGCGACCCTGCAGATCCTCGCCGGCGAGATGAACTACACGGTTCAGATCGTCAGCCCGGAGGAGGAGGACCGCGAGCTGCTCGAGTCCTTCGACATCGAGTTCGGTGAGGACGAGGGCGGCGAGGAGTTCCTGGTCGCGCGTCCGCCGGTGGTGACCGTCATGGGTCACGTCGACCACGGTAAGACCAGGCTGCTCGACGCGATCCGCAAGACCAACGTCGTCGCGGGCGAGGCCGGCGGTATCACCCAGCACATCGGTGCGTACCAGGTCTCCACCGAGGTCAACGCCGAAGAGCGTCGGATCACCTTCATCGACACCCCGGGTCACGAGGCGTTCACCGCCATGCGTGCCCGTGGTGCCAAGTCCACCGACATCGCGATCCTGGTGGTCGCGGCCAACGACGGTGTCATGCCGCAGACGGTCGAGGCGCTCAACCACGCCAAGGCCGCGGAAGTCCCGATCGTCGTCGCGGTCAACAAGATCGACGTCGAGGGCGCGGACCCGACGAAGGTGCGCGGTCAGCTGACCGAGTACGGCCTGGTGGCCGAGGAGTACGGCGGCGACACCATGTTCGTCGACATCTCCGCCAAGCAGGGCCTGAACATCGACAGCCTGCTGGAGGCCGTGGTCCTCACCGCGGACGCCGCCCTGGACCTGCGGGCAAACCCGTCCCAGGACGCGCAGGGCATCGCGATCGAGTCCCACCTCGACCGCGGCCGCGGTGCCGTTTCGACCGTCCTGGTCCAGCGAGGCACCCTGCGCATCGGCGACACCATGGTCGTCGGCGACGCGTACGGCCGTGTCCGCGCGATGCTCGACGACAAGGGCAACAACGTCGAGGAAGCGGGTCCGTCGACCCCCGTCCTGGTCCTGGGTCTCACCAACGTCCCGGGCGCCGGCGACAACTTCCTGGTCGTCGACGAGGACCGTACGGCCCGCCAGATCGCCGAGAAGCGCGCCGCCCGTGAGCGCAACGCCGCGTTCGCCAAGCGCACCCGCCGGGTGTCCCTCGAGGACCTCGACAAGGTACTCAAGGCGGGCGAGGTCCAGCAGCTCAACCTCATCATCAAGGGCGACGCGTCCGGTTCGGTCGAGGCCCTCGAGTCCTCGCTGCTCCAGCTGGACGTCGGCGAAGAGGTCGACATCCGCGTGCTGCACCGCGGTGTCGGTGCGGTCACCGAGTCGGACATCGACCTGGCGACCGGCTCCGACGCCATCGTGATCGGCTTCAATGTGCGCGCCGCCGGGCGTGCCACGCAGATGGCCGAGCGCGAGGGTGTGGACGTCCGCTACTACTCGGTCATCTACCAGGCGATCGAGGAGATCGAGGCGGCCCTCAAGGGCATGCTCAAGCCGGAGTACGAAGAGGTCGAGCTCGGTACGGCGGAGATCCGCGAGGTCTTCCGCTCGTCCAAGCTGGGCAACATCGCGGGTGTCCTCATCCGCTCCGGCGAGGTCAAGCGGAACACCAAGGCGCGCCTCATCCGCGACGGCAAGGTCATCGCGGAGAACCTCAACATCGAGGGCCTGCGTCGCTTCAAGGACGACGTCACCGAGATCCGCGAAGGCTTCGAGGGTGGTATCAACCTCGGAAACTTCAACGACATCAAGATCGACGACGTCATCGCGACGTACGAGATGCGCGAGAAGCCCCGCGGCTGA
- the nusA gene encoding transcription termination factor NusA, with protein MDIDVKLLRGLAQEKEIAFDLLVEAIESALLIAYHRTPDSRRHARVVLNRENGHVTVWAKEDPSELEEGQEPREFDDTPHDFGRIAASTARQVIQQRLRDAENDVTFGEYARREGDVVAGQVQQGKDPKNVLVRLDDKLEAILPVQEQVPGEEYTHGLRLRTYVVRVAKGVRGPSVTLSRTHPNLVKKLFALEVPEIADGSVEIAAIAREAGHRTKIAVRSTRSGLNAKGACIGPMGGRVRNVMAELLGEKIDIVDWSDDPAEMVANALSPARVSKVEIVDLGARSARVTVPDYQLSLAIGKEGQNARLAARLTGWRIDIRPDTEQPSPEQSRPGDRS; from the coding sequence GTGGACATCGACGTGAAGCTCCTGAGGGGCTTGGCACAGGAGAAGGAGATCGCGTTCGACCTGTTGGTCGAGGCGATCGAGTCGGCCCTCCTCATCGCCTACCACCGGACACCGGACAGCCGCCGCCACGCTCGTGTCGTGCTCAACCGTGAGAACGGGCATGTGACCGTGTGGGCGAAGGAGGACCCGTCCGAGCTCGAGGAGGGTCAGGAGCCCCGCGAGTTCGACGACACTCCGCACGACTTCGGCCGGATCGCCGCGTCGACGGCGCGTCAGGTCATCCAGCAGCGGCTGCGGGACGCGGAGAACGACGTGACCTTCGGCGAGTACGCCCGCCGTGAGGGCGATGTGGTCGCCGGCCAGGTGCAGCAGGGCAAGGACCCGAAGAACGTCCTGGTCCGGCTGGACGACAAGCTCGAAGCCATCCTGCCGGTGCAGGAGCAGGTGCCCGGTGAGGAGTACACCCACGGGCTGCGCCTGCGTACGTACGTCGTACGGGTGGCCAAGGGTGTGCGCGGTCCGTCCGTCACCCTGTCCAGGACGCACCCCAACCTGGTGAAGAAGCTCTTCGCCCTTGAGGTGCCCGAGATCGCCGACGGTTCGGTCGAGATCGCCGCCATCGCGCGCGAGGCAGGCCACCGCACCAAGATCGCCGTACGCTCCACCCGCAGCGGGCTCAACGCCAAGGGCGCCTGCATCGGCCCGATGGGCGGGCGGGTGCGCAATGTGATGGCCGAGCTTCTCGGAGAGAAGATCGACATCGTGGACTGGTCGGACGACCCCGCCGAGATGGTGGCCAACGCGCTCTCGCCGGCCAGGGTCTCCAAGGTCGAGATCGTCGACCTCGGCGCCCGCTCCGCACGGGTGACGGTGCCCGATTACCAGCTGTCGCTGGCGATCGGCAAGGAGGGCCAGAACGCCCGCCTCGCGGCTCGTCTCACCGGGTGGCGTATCGACATCCGTCCGGACACTGAGCAGCCGTCACCCGAGCAGAGTCGCCCCGGCGACCGCAGCTGA
- a CDS encoding aminoglycoside phosphotransferase family protein, translating to MGFEPPQRLTGALGDSDWLRELPRLLEEAVARHGLAVERVAVPGGRSGLVVLVRGQGGSPAALKLVPPTAGPAHERAALEHWNGFGAVRLLAASEGALLLERLHPEVSVRSLPGAKALLEAAGTVRRLWTAPPGAHSFESVAERTASQAAALAERTGAAPPELVAAALDAREELVASAPAEVRLLHGNFRQSKVLGGDRSPWLAVGPEPVVGEPAYDLARLVRDRVEDLVASTSGASAARRRVNRLADSLDVDPDRLRGWTLFRAVESGTRALESGRVREAEVSLEFAEWL from the coding sequence ATGGGTTTTGAACCGCCCCAGCGGCTGACGGGGGCGCTCGGCGACAGCGACTGGCTGCGAGAGCTGCCGAGGCTCCTTGAAGAGGCGGTCGCCCGCCACGGACTCGCCGTCGAGCGAGTGGCCGTGCCCGGCGGGCGGAGCGGCCTGGTGGTCCTTGTGCGCGGGCAGGGCGGGTCACCGGCGGCTCTGAAGCTGGTGCCTCCCACGGCCGGTCCCGCACACGAGCGTGCGGCGCTGGAGCACTGGAACGGATTCGGGGCCGTGCGGCTGCTGGCCGCGTCCGAAGGAGCGCTGCTGCTGGAGCGGCTGCACCCGGAGGTGTCGGTGCGTTCGCTCCCGGGGGCGAAGGCCCTGCTGGAAGCGGCGGGAACCGTGCGCAGGCTGTGGACCGCTCCCCCGGGCGCCCATTCCTTCGAGTCGGTGGCGGAGCGCACGGCCAGTCAGGCCGCTGCGCTGGCGGAGCGCACCGGTGCGGCGCCGCCCGAGCTGGTGGCCGCGGCCCTCGACGCGCGCGAGGAACTGGTCGCGAGCGCGCCCGCCGAAGTGCGGCTGCTGCACGGCAACTTCCGCCAGAGCAAGGTGCTCGGCGGTGACCGGTCGCCGTGGCTGGCGGTCGGCCCCGAACCGGTCGTCGGCGAGCCCGCGTACGACCTGGCCCGGTTGGTCCGCGACCGTGTGGAGGATCTGGTCGCCTCCACGTCGGGCGCTTCCGCGGCCCGCCGCCGTGTCAACCGACTGGCGGACTCCCTGGACGTGGACCCCGACCGGCTGCGCGGCTGGACGCTGTTCCGCGCGGTGGAGTCCGGTACGCGCGCGCTGGAGTCGGGCCGCGTGCGCGAGGCTGAGGTGTCCCTCGAATTCGCCGAGTGGCTCTGA
- the ispG gene encoding flavodoxin-dependent (E)-4-hydroxy-3-methylbut-2-enyl-diphosphate synthase, producing MTAISLGMPSVPTKLADRRVTRKIQVGSVAVGGDAPVSVQSMTTTRTSDIGATLQQIAELTASGCQIVRVACPTQDDADALATIAKKSQIPVIADIHFQPKYVFAAIDAGCAAVRVNPGNIKQFDDKVREIAKAAKDAGTPIRIGVNAGSLDRRLLQKYGKATPEALVESALWEASLFEEHDFRDIKISVKHNDPVVMVNAYRQLSAQCDYPLHLGVTEAGPAFQGTIKSAVAFGALLSEGIGDTIRVSLSAPPVEEVKVGIQILESLNLRQRRLEIVSCPSCGRAQVDVYKLADQVSAGLEGMEVPLRVAVMGCVVNGPGEAREADLGVASGNGKGQIFVKGEVIKTVPESKIVETLIEEALKIAEQMEKDGIASGEPEVSVG from the coding sequence ATGACCGCGATTTCTCTCGGAATGCCGTCCGTTCCGACCAAGCTTGCCGACCGGAGGGTCACGCGCAAGATCCAGGTCGGTTCGGTGGCCGTCGGTGGAGACGCCCCTGTCTCCGTACAGTCGATGACGACCACGCGGACGTCCGACATCGGTGCCACGCTCCAGCAGATCGCCGAGCTGACCGCCTCGGGCTGCCAGATCGTCCGGGTCGCCTGTCCTACCCAGGACGACGCCGACGCGCTCGCGACGATCGCCAAGAAGTCGCAGATCCCCGTGATCGCCGACATCCACTTCCAGCCGAAGTACGTCTTCGCCGCCATCGACGCCGGCTGCGCGGCGGTCCGGGTCAACCCGGGCAACATCAAGCAGTTCGACGACAAGGTCCGGGAGATCGCCAAGGCGGCCAAGGACGCCGGCACCCCGATCCGGATCGGGGTGAACGCGGGCTCGCTGGACCGCCGGCTGCTCCAGAAGTACGGCAAGGCCACGCCCGAGGCGCTCGTGGAGTCGGCACTCTGGGAAGCCTCGCTCTTCGAGGAGCACGACTTCCGCGACATCAAGATCTCGGTCAAGCACAACGACCCGGTCGTCATGGTCAACGCCTACCGGCAGCTGTCAGCCCAGTGCGACTACCCGCTTCACCTCGGCGTGACCGAAGCCGGTCCCGCCTTCCAGGGCACCATCAAGTCCGCGGTCGCCTTCGGTGCGCTGCTCAGCGAGGGCATCGGTGACACGATCCGGGTCTCGCTCTCGGCGCCCCCGGTAGAAGAGGTCAAGGTCGGCATCCAGATCCTGGAGTCGCTGAACCTGCGCCAGCGCCGTCTCGAGATCGTCTCCTGCCCGTCCTGCGGCCGTGCCCAGGTGGATGTCTACAAGCTGGCCGACCAGGTCTCGGCCGGCCTGGAGGGCATGGAGGTCCCGCTGCGCGTCGCTGTCATGGGCTGTGTCGTCAACGGCCCCGGTGAGGCCCGCGAGGCCGACCTCGGAGTGGCGTCGGGCAACGGCAAGGGCCAGATCTTCGTCAAGGGCGAAGTCATCAAGACCGTCCCCGAGTCGAAGATCGTGGAGACCCTCATCGAAGAGGCTCTGAAGATCGCGGAGCAGATGGAGAAGGACGGCATCGCCTCCGGCGAGCCCGAGGTCTCGGTGGGCTGA
- a CDS encoding GNAT family N-acetyltransferase: MLTQMTTRVLDPDDLGAALAVLESEPVHNAFVTSRVQIAGLDPWRLGGEMWGWYEDGRLRSLCYSGANLVPICATPEAVRAFADRARRAGRRCSSIVGPAEATAELWRLLEPSWGPAREVRSHQPLMVTEAMPDDVAPDPYVRRIRKDEMEVIMPACVAMFTEEVGVSPLAGDGGLLYQARVAELVGTGRSFARIDGEGKVVFKAEIGAATPQACQIQGVWVAPEYRGRGLSETGMAAVLRFALQDVAPIVSLYVNDFNTAARAAYRRVGFREVGAFMSVLF, translated from the coding sequence GTGCTGACGCAGATGACCACCCGGGTGCTCGACCCCGACGATCTCGGCGCCGCGCTCGCCGTACTGGAGAGCGAGCCCGTCCACAACGCCTTCGTCACCTCCCGCGTGCAGATCGCCGGGCTCGACCCCTGGCGCCTCGGCGGCGAGATGTGGGGCTGGTACGAGGACGGGCGGCTGCGCTCGCTCTGCTACTCGGGTGCCAATCTCGTCCCCATCTGCGCCACCCCTGAAGCCGTGCGTGCCTTCGCCGACCGGGCCCGCAGGGCCGGGCGCCGCTGTTCCTCCATCGTCGGCCCGGCCGAGGCCACCGCCGAACTCTGGCGGCTGCTCGAACCCAGTTGGGGCCCGGCCCGTGAGGTGCGCTCCCACCAGCCGCTGATGGTCACCGAGGCGATGCCGGACGACGTCGCCCCCGACCCGTACGTCCGCCGAATCCGCAAGGACGAGATGGAGGTGATCATGCCCGCTTGTGTGGCCATGTTCACCGAGGAGGTCGGGGTGTCCCCGCTCGCCGGCGACGGCGGACTGCTCTACCAGGCGCGGGTGGCCGAGCTCGTCGGCACGGGGCGCTCCTTCGCCCGGATCGACGGTGAGGGCAAGGTCGTCTTCAAGGCGGAGATCGGTGCCGCCACCCCCCAGGCCTGCCAGATCCAAGGCGTCTGGGTCGCCCCCGAATACCGTGGCCGCGGGCTGTCCGAAACCGGTATGGCCGCCGTCCTGCGTTTCGCCCTCCAGGATGTCGCCCCGATCGTCAGCCTGTACGTGAACGACTTCAACACCGCTGCAAGGGCCGCGTATCGGCGCGTCGGCTTCCGTGAAGTGGGCGCGTTTATGAGCGTTCTGTTCTGA
- a CDS encoding YlxR family protein: MSGRTHARACPERTCVGCRERAAKSELLRIVAIEGVCVPDHRGTLPGRGAYLHPASVCLDLAVRRRAFPRAFRVQGPLETADVRQVVERTDAQAAP, translated from the coding sequence GTGTCTGGCCGGACGCATGCCCGCGCATGCCCTGAGCGCACGTGTGTGGGGTGCCGGGAGCGAGCGGCCAAGAGCGAGCTGCTGCGTATCGTGGCGATCGAGGGCGTATGTGTCCCCGATCATCGCGGTACGCTGCCCGGCCGGGGTGCGTACCTGCACCCGGCCTCGGTCTGTCTTGACCTGGCGGTCCGCCGCAGGGCGTTCCCGAGGGCCTTCAGGGTCCAGGGACCGCTCGAAACCGCGGATGTGCGCCAGGTTGTCGAGAGGACGGACGCGCAGGCAGCACCGTAA
- a CDS encoding GNAT family N-acetyltransferase encodes MEHDAVVGPIDLAARVDDALAVQAIAFGLSEDEVAIRRHIVLRHLLYPGARAFGATNSEGRLVGFVYGMPNDRTHWWSTVVEPYLRRGGHDQWLDDSFVITELHVHPAHQGRGIGRALITTITDTAEQPRSILSAIDTESPARRLYRTLGYVDLARQVHFPSAPKPYAVMGAPLPLRRAR; translated from the coding sequence ATGGAACACGATGCCGTGGTCGGCCCCATCGACCTCGCCGCCCGCGTGGACGACGCGCTCGCCGTGCAGGCCATCGCCTTCGGACTCAGTGAGGACGAGGTCGCCATCCGCCGCCACATCGTGCTGCGGCATCTGCTCTACCCGGGCGCCCGGGCCTTCGGCGCCACCAACTCCGAAGGCCGGCTGGTCGGCTTCGTGTACGGCATGCCCAACGACCGCACCCACTGGTGGTCGACCGTTGTCGAGCCCTATCTGCGCAGGGGCGGCCACGACCAGTGGCTCGACGACTCGTTCGTGATCACCGAGCTCCATGTGCACCCCGCCCACCAGGGCCGGGGTATCGGCCGCGCTCTGATCACCACCATCACGGACACCGCCGAGCAGCCCCGCTCGATCCTCTCCGCGATCGACACCGAGAGCCCGGCCCGCAGGCTGTACCGGACCCTGGGCTACGTGGACCTGGCACGCCAGGTCCACTTCCCCAGCGCACCCAAGCCGTACGCCGTGATGGGCGCACCGCTACCGCTCAGGCGCGCGAGGTGA